From one Pieris brassicae chromosome 5, ilPieBrab1.1, whole genome shotgun sequence genomic stretch:
- the LOC123710479 gene encoding tektin-3-like, with protein sequence MAKEVTMCTQLQQWSPVKETAGAPNMPPQVGYCFHSPKKHPWRPIMGYEEIEVTPMPSQPITNTMVDPCYTPTGMAAEPLRFPNLVTGFDRSPEHAARAALYTRYTQYEWNQNSIKNYNESDAKRNFSERVRNDIMRMLRETDEIGTQGQRDSGRRIGERITDTTFWRNEVSIEMEHLVSTCEKLNDTRRQLERAIAGIEGPLHIVQECLYHREKRQGLEQVHDAVEQSLLKEVAILRECQDKFRNMLEKVRQQSKNCRATQHELESDMRNKEYSLGIDNMCHQLNNFSKGLQFYAGIERYDPSVCDTERWAAASAATLQRSQSERAKAVQMLSDAENLVNVSATEIWDQWSNTNSSFTRRIAETIEIKNKLQLHLHKVQQEMFDVEKTLELLNKAIEDKLQPLRVAHTRLQARTNRPHLEKCRDEAQNRLVKECCDLQETMETLRSKIATAEGTHQTLLGVRAGLEADLRNKSTTLFIDRDQCMGLRRGYPVTAAIKA encoded by the exons ATGGCAAAAGAAGTAACAATGTGCACG CAATTACAACAATGGAGCCCCGTCAAGGAAACAGCAGGTGCTCCGAATATGCCGCCACAAGTGGGCTATTGTTTTCACTCGCCTAAAAAGCACCCTTGGCGACCAATCATGGGCTATGAAGAGATTGAAGTTACTCCTAT GCCATCGCAACCTATAACCAATACGATGGTAGATCCTTGCTATACTCCGACGGGAATGGCAGCAGAGCCTCTTCGCTTCCCAAACTTGGTGACAGGATTTGACCGAAGCCCCGAACACGCGGCACGTGCTGCACTCTACACCCGTTACACTCAATACGAGTGGAACCAGAACAGCATCAAGAATTACAACGAGTCTGACGCAAAGCGGAATTTCTCGGAGCGTGTCAGAAATGATATCATGAGAATGTTGAG AGAGACTGATGAGATTGGTACTCAAGGTCAGCGTGACTCTGGGAGACGTATCGGAGAACGTATCACCGACACGACCTTTTGGAGAAATGAG GTGTCAATTGAAATGGAGCACCTTGTATCCACTTGCGAGAAGTTGAACGACACTCGAAGACAATTGGAGCGAGCTATCGCCGGTATTGAAGGACCATTGCATATCGTGCAGGAGTGTCTCTACCATCGGGAGAAAAGACAGG GTCTGGAACAAGTCCATGACGCTGTAGAGCAGTCTTTGCTTAAGGAAGTGGCGATACTACGCGAGTGTCAGGACAAGTTCAGAAACATGCTGGAAAAG GTTCGTCAGCAATCTAAAAACTGTCGCGCGACACAACACGAGTTGGAGTCAGACATGCGGAACAAGGAATATTCCCTCGGTATTGACAACATGTGCCATCAGCTCAACAACTTCTCCAAG gGCCTGCAATTCTACGCGGGCATTGAACGCTATGACCCGTCAGTGTGTGACACTGAGCGCTGGGCAGCCGCTAGTGCTGCTACACTGCAGAGGTCGCAATCCGAACGCGCCAAGGCCGTGCAAATGCTCTCCG acGCCGAGAACCTGGTCAACGTATCGGCGACGGAGATTTGGGACCAATGGAGCAACACCAACAGCTCGTTCACGAGACGCATCGCCGAGACCATCGAGATCAAGAACAAGCTGCAGTTGCACTTGCACAAG GTTCAACAAGAAATGTTTGACGTGGAGAAGACATTAGAACTGCTAAACAAGGCTATCGAAGACAAATTGCAGCCGTTGAGGGTGGCTCACACCCGACTCCAAGCGCGGACCAACAGACCGCACCTGGAGAAGTGCCGAGATGAAGCGCAGAATAG attGGTGAAAGAATGCTGTGATCTCCAAGAGACTATGGAGACCTTGAGGTCAAAGATAGCTACGGCCGAAGGTACTCACCAGACTTTACTTGGCGTACGAGCGGGGCTGGAAGCGGACCTGCGCAATAAGTCCACCACGCTGTTCATAGACAGGGACCAATGTATGGGACTGAGGCGGGGCTACCCTGTGACTGCTGCTATCAAAGCTTAA
- the LOC123710154 gene encoding cytosolic Fe-S cluster assembly factor NUBP1 homolog: MSNVPENAPHHCPGTQSEDAGKVSACAGCPNQNICASGLPSGPDPAIEIIRNRLSNVKHKILILSGKGGVGKSTVTSLLGHGLAAKNPDINIGILDADICGPSQPRVLGVRGEQVHNSGSGWSPVYVKDNLSLMSIGFLLGSPNDAVIWRGPKKNGMIKQFLSEVDWGDLDYLLIDTPPGTSDEHLSLVQYLCGAGVSGAVVVTTPQEVALLDVRKEIHFCRKVALPVIGVIENMSLFVCPNCHSRSEIFPATTGGAVQMCTEMDVRMLGALPLDPLLARCCDAGDDFTAQLPHSPAVQQLRLIVDSIIAVCEESST, encoded by the exons ATGAGTAACGTTCCTGAAAACGCTCCACACC ATTGCCCTGGAACTCAAAGTGAAGATGCTGGTAAAGTCTCAGCTTGTGCGGGATGtccaaatcaaaatatttgtgCTTCAG GTTTACCCTCTGGACCTGATCCAGCTATAGAGATAATTAGAAATCGTCTATCAAATGTAAAGCATAAGATATTAATTCTATCTGGAAAAGGTGGTGTAGGAAAAAGCACTGTCACATCACTGCTTGGTCATGGCCTGGCAGCTAAGAATCCAGATATAaat ATCGGTATTCTAGATGCTGACATCTGCGGCCCCAGTCAGCCACGGGTGTTGGGAGTGCGTGGAGAACAAGTACATAACTCTGGATCAGGATGGTCGCCTGTC TATGTAAAGGACAACCTTTCCCTGATGTCAATCGGTTTCCTGCTGGGTAGCCCCAATGATGCTGTCATCTGGAGAGGACCTAAGAAGAATG GCATGATTAAGCAGTTTCTAAGTGAAGTGGATTGGGGAGATCTCGACTACTTGCTGATTGATACACCACCAG GTACATCTGACGAGCACCTTTCCCTAGTGCAATACCTGTGCGGTGCGGGCGTTAGCGGCGCGGTAGTCGTGACGACGCCTCAAGAGGTGGCGCTGCTCGACGTGCGAAAGGAGATACACTTCTGCCGCAAAGTGGCGCTGCCCGTCATTGGCGTCATTGAAAACATGTCCCTCTTTGTGTGCCCCAATTGCCAT AGCCGCAGCGAAATCTTCCCGGCAACTACAGGTGGCGCGGTACAAATGTGTACGGAAATGGACGTCCGCATGTTAGGAGCGTTGCCTTTGGACCCGCTTCTCGCTCGCTGCTGCGACGCAGGCGACGATTTCACCGCGCAGCTGCCGCATTCGCCGGCCGTACAACAACTGAGACTCATTGTCGATA GTATAATAGCAGTCTGCGAAGAATCATCTACTTAA
- the LOC123710155 gene encoding FAD-linked sulfhydryl oxidase ALR, producing the protein MPSHQGEEEDKPCRACSDFKSWSKKTKVKIQTPSKPEPAPLEDKECPLDKEELGKSTWGFLHTMASYYPEKPTKSEAEKMVQFFNIFSQFYPCEPCALDFQDDIKKNPPKTKTREELAKWLCDRHNTVNKKLGKPMFDCSKVHERWKDGWLDGSCD; encoded by the exons aTGCCTTCTCATCAGGGTGAAGAAGAAGATAAACCTTGCAGAGCTTGTAGCGATTTTAAATCGTGGAGTAAAAAGACTAAGGTTAAAATCCAGACTCCAAGTAAACCTGAACCG GCACCATTGGAAGATAAAGAATGTCCTTTAGATAAGGAGGAATTAGGCAAATCCACATGGGGCTTCCTACACACTATGGCATCCTATTATCCAGAAAAACCAACTAAATCTGAAGCTGAAAAAATGGTTcaattctttaatattttctccCAATTCTATCCATGTGAGCCTTGTGCACTAGACTTCCAGGATGA cataaaaaaaaatccaccTAAAACAAAAACCAGAGAGGAGTTAGCAAAATGGTTGTGTGATAGACACAATACAGTCAATAAGAAGCTTGGCAAACCTATGTTCGACTGCAGTAAAGTGCATGAGCGATGGAAAGATGGCTGGCTTGATGGCTCTTGTGATTAA